The Flavobacteriales bacterium genome has a window encoding:
- a CDS encoding ferredoxin, protein MIRITQQRDKCIGCNYCVEAALHRWRMSKKDGKCTLIGSKEKRGFHSVIVGDDEYDENVHAANLCPVKIIKVEQL, encoded by the coding sequence ATGATTAGAATTACCCAACAGCGAGACAAATGCATCGGTTGCAACTACTGCGTGGAGGCGGCCTTGCATCGCTGGCGCATGAGCAAGAAGGACGGTAAGTGTACGCTTATCGGTTCCAAGGAAAAGCGCGGTTTCCATTCGGTAATTGTGGGCGATGACGAGTATGACGAGAACGTGCATGCCGCCAATCTCTGCCCCGTGAAGATCATAAAGGTGGAGCAGTTGTAG